Proteins found in one Serratia plymuthica genomic segment:
- the nuoC gene encoding NADH-quinone oxidoreductase subunit C/D translates to MTDSTTHDALPSWQTRDHQDDPVIGELRNRFGPEAFTVQPTRTGMPVVWVKPDQLLEVMTFLRKQPKPYVMLFDLHGVDERLRTHRDGLPAADFSVFYHLISIERNRDIMLKVALSEKDLHVPTATKVFPNANWYERETWEMFGITFDGHPHLTRIMMPQTWEGHPLRKDYPARATEFDPFVLTKQKEDLEMESLTFKPEEWGMKRGTENEDFMFLNLGPNHPSAHGAFRIILQLDGEEIVDCVPDIGYHHRGAEKMGERQSWHSYIPYTDRIEYLGGCVNEMPYVLAVEKLAGIKVPDRVDTIRVMLSELFRINSHLLYISTFIQDVGAMTPVFFAFTDRQKIYDLVEAITGFRMHPAWFRIGGVAHDLPRGWDRLLREFLEWMPKRLDSYVKAALKNSILKGRSVGVASYNAKEALEWGVTGAGLRATGIEFDVRKWRPYSGYENFDFEIPVGDGNSDCYTRVMLKVEELRQSLRILEQCLNNMPEGPFKADHPLTTPPPKERTLQHIETLITHFLQVSWGPVMPANESFQMIEATKGINSYYLTSDGSTMSYRTRVRTPSFAHLQQIPAVIRGSLVSDLIVYLGSIDFVMSDVDR, encoded by the coding sequence ATGACAGATTCAACGACGCACGACGCCCTGCCATCATGGCAAACCAGGGATCACCAAGACGATCCGGTGATTGGCGAACTGCGCAACCGCTTTGGGCCGGAAGCCTTTACTGTTCAGCCTACCCGTACCGGAATGCCCGTGGTATGGGTCAAACCTGACCAGTTATTGGAAGTAATGACGTTCCTGAGAAAACAGCCGAAGCCTTATGTCATGCTGTTCGATCTGCATGGCGTGGACGAGCGTCTTCGTACTCACCGCGACGGTTTGCCCGCCGCGGATTTTTCTGTTTTCTACCATCTGATTTCCATCGAACGCAACCGCGACATCATGCTGAAAGTGGCGCTGTCTGAAAAAGACCTGCACGTGCCCACGGCGACCAAGGTATTCCCGAATGCCAACTGGTATGAGCGCGAAACCTGGGAAATGTTCGGTATTACCTTCGACGGTCACCCGCACCTGACGCGCATCATGATGCCGCAGACCTGGGAAGGCCACCCACTGCGTAAAGATTACCCGGCACGCGCCACCGAGTTCGATCCCTTTGTGTTGACCAAACAGAAAGAAGATCTGGAAATGGAGTCGCTGACTTTCAAACCGGAAGAGTGGGGCATGAAGCGCGGCACCGAAAACGAGGACTTCATGTTCCTCAACCTCGGTCCGAACCACCCGTCTGCGCACGGTGCGTTCCGTATTATTCTGCAGCTGGATGGCGAAGAGATCGTCGACTGCGTGCCGGATATCGGTTATCACCACCGCGGCGCCGAGAAGATGGGCGAACGCCAGTCCTGGCACAGCTACATTCCGTATACCGACCGTATCGAATACCTCGGCGGCTGCGTGAACGAAATGCCTTACGTGCTGGCGGTTGAAAAACTGGCCGGGATCAAGGTGCCGGATCGCGTTGACACCATCCGCGTGATGCTGTCTGAACTGTTCCGCATCAACAGCCATTTGCTGTACATCAGTACCTTCATTCAGGACGTCGGCGCAATGACCCCGGTGTTCTTCGCCTTTACCGATCGTCAGAAAATCTACGATCTGGTTGAAGCGATCACCGGCTTCCGTATGCACCCGGCCTGGTTCCGCATCGGCGGCGTCGCGCACGATCTGCCGCGCGGCTGGGATCGCCTGCTGCGCGAGTTCCTCGAGTGGATGCCGAAACGTCTGGATTCCTACGTCAAGGCCGCACTGAAGAACAGCATCCTGAAAGGCCGTTCTGTCGGCGTGGCATCTTACAATGCCAAAGAAGCGCTGGAGTGGGGCGTGACCGGCGCCGGCCTGCGTGCCACCGGCATCGAGTTCGACGTGCGCAAATGGCGCCCGTATTCCGGCTATGAGAATTTCGACTTCGAAATCCCGGTCGGCGACGGCAACAGCGACTGCTACACCCGCGTCATGTTGAAGGTGGAAGAGCTGCGTCAGAGCCTGCGCATCCTCGAGCAGTGCCTGAACAACATGCCGGAAGGCCCGTTCAAGGCCGATCACCCGCTGACCACGCCGCCGCCGAAAGAGCGCACGTTGCAGCATATTGAAACGCTGATCACCCACTTCCTGCAGGTTTCCTGGGGGCCGGTGATGCCAGCCAACGAATCATTCCAGATGATTGAAGCCACTAAAGGGATCAACAGCTACTACCTGACCAGCGATGGCAGCACCATGAGCTACCGCACCCGGGTACGTACGCCAAGTTTTGCTCACCTGCAGCAAATCCCTGCGGTAATTCGTGGCAGCCTGGTCTCTGACCTGATCGTCTATCTGGGTAGTATCGATTTTGTAATGTCAGATGTGGACCGCTAA
- the nuoE gene encoding NADH-quinone oxidoreductase subunit NuoE, translated as MHSQKDNHAVNDALEPINAAAPQSGADAFVLSAEERDAIEHEKHHYEDPRAASIEALKIVQKQRGWVPDGAIYAIAEVLGIPASDVEGVATFYSQIFRQPVGRHVIRYCDSVVCHITGYQGIQAALEKKLSIKPGQTTFDGRFTLLPTCCLGNCDKGPTMMIDEDTHSQLKPEDIETLLEQYQ; from the coding sequence ATGCACTCTCAAAAAGACAATCACGCAGTCAACGATGCGCTTGAGCCAATCAATGCAGCCGCTCCCCAGAGCGGCGCTGATGCATTTGTACTGAGCGCGGAAGAACGTGATGCGATCGAGCACGAAAAGCACCATTACGAGGATCCGCGCGCCGCGTCCATCGAAGCACTGAAAATTGTGCAGAAGCAGCGTGGCTGGGTTCCGGACGGTGCGATTTACGCCATCGCGGAAGTGCTGGGCATTCCTGCCAGCGACGTAGAAGGCGTGGCCACGTTCTACAGCCAGATTTTCCGTCAGCCAGTAGGGCGTCACGTGATCCGTTATTGTGACAGCGTCGTCTGTCACATCACCGGTTACCAGGGCATTCAGGCCGCTCTCGAGAAGAAGTTGAGCATCAAACCGGGTCAAACCACCTTTGATGGCCGCTTCACTCTGCTGCCGACCTGCTGTCTGGGCAACTGCGATAAAGGGCCAACCATGATGATTGATGAGGACACTCACAGTCAGCTGAAGCCTGAAGATATCGAGACGCTACTGGAGCAGTATCAATGA
- the nuoF gene encoding NADH-quinone oxidoreductase subunit NuoF encodes MIKDIVRTPEMHPLTWRLRDDKQPVWLDEYRSKNGYAGAEKAIKGLAPDEIVNLVKDAGLKGRGGAGFSTGLKWSLMPKDESMNIRYLLCNADEMEPGTYKDRLLMEQLPHLLVEGMLISAFALKAYRGYIFLRGEYIEAAVHLRRAIAEATEAGLLGKNIMGSGFDFELIVHTGAGRYICGEETALINSLEGRRANPRSKPPFPASSGVWGKPTCVNNVETLCNVPAILANGIEWYQGINGGKSKDAGTKLMGFSGRVKNPGVWELPFGITAREILEDYAGGMRDGLRFKAWQPGGAGTDFLTADHLDLPMDFESIGKAGSRLGTALAMAVDHEIGMVPLVRNLEEFFARESCGWCTPCRDGLPWSVKILRALENGEGQPGDIETLEQLCRSLGPGKTFCAHAPGAVEPLQSAIKYFREEFEAGIAVKHFSNAHAIGGIQPNNLLKQRW; translated from the coding sequence ATGATTAAAGACATTGTACGCACTCCCGAGATGCACCCGCTGACCTGGCGGCTGCGCGATGACAAACAGCCGGTCTGGCTGGATGAATACCGCAGCAAAAACGGTTATGCCGGCGCCGAGAAAGCCATCAAGGGCCTGGCCCCGGACGAGATCGTCAACCTGGTGAAAGACGCCGGGCTGAAAGGCCGCGGCGGCGCAGGTTTCTCCACCGGTTTGAAGTGGAGCCTGATGCCGAAAGACGAGTCCATGAACATCCGTTACCTGCTGTGTAACGCCGATGAAATGGAACCGGGCACCTACAAAGACCGCCTGCTGATGGAGCAACTGCCGCACCTGTTGGTGGAAGGCATGTTGATCTCCGCGTTCGCGCTGAAAGCCTATCGCGGCTACATCTTCCTGCGTGGCGAGTACATCGAGGCGGCGGTGCATCTGCGCCGCGCCATCGCTGAAGCGACCGAAGCGGGCCTGCTTGGCAAAAACATCATGGGCAGCGGCTTCGATTTCGAGCTGATCGTCCATACCGGCGCCGGCCGTTATATCTGCGGCGAAGAAACCGCGCTGATCAACTCGCTGGAAGGCCGTCGCGCCAACCCGCGTTCCAAACCGCCTTTCCCGGCTTCTTCCGGCGTTTGGGGCAAGCCAACCTGCGTAAACAACGTAGAAACCCTGTGCAACGTTCCGGCAATCCTGGCGAACGGCATTGAGTGGTATCAGGGGATCAACGGCGGTAAAAGCAAGGATGCCGGCACCAAGCTGATGGGCTTCTCAGGCCGGGTGAAGAACCCGGGCGTTTGGGAACTGCCATTTGGCATCACCGCGCGTGAAATTCTGGAAGATTACGCCGGCGGCATGCGTGACGGTCTGCGCTTCAAAGCCTGGCAACCAGGCGGCGCGGGCACCGACTTTTTGACCGCCGATCACCTCGATCTGCCGATGGATTTCGAGAGCATCGGCAAAGCCGGCAGCCGTCTCGGCACCGCGCTGGCGATGGCGGTGGATCACGAAATCGGCATGGTCCCGCTGGTGCGTAACCTGGAAGAGTTCTTCGCACGCGAGTCTTGCGGCTGGTGTACGCCGTGCCGCGACGGCCTGCCGTGGAGCGTGAAGATCCTGCGTGCGCTGGAGAATGGCGAAGGGCAGCCGGGGGATATCGAAACCCTCGAGCAGCTGTGCCGTTCCCTTGGCCCAGGTAAAACCTTCTGCGCTCATGCGCCAGGTGCCGTAGAGCCACTGCAAAGCGCGATTAAATATTTCCGTGAAGAGTTTGAAGCGGGCATAGCGGTTAAGCATTTCAGCAACGCGCATGCGATTGGCGGCATTCAGCCGAACAATCTGCTGAAGCAACGCTGGTAA